A DNA window from Mucilaginibacter xinganensis contains the following coding sequences:
- the efp gene encoding elongation factor P, which translates to MAKASEIKVGNILRYNGELVTVTEVLHRTPGKGGAFYLDKFRNIKTGKIVEARLATDEQVEICRVETNDYQYLYEEGDYLVIMDNTTYDQFNIPKSLFGPAAKFLKEGMNVIVSFESEEPIMAQAPNHVDLEITYAEPAVKGDTSSGAMKYATTENGIEIKVPLFINQGDKIKVDTRTGEYVERVK; encoded by the coding sequence ATGGCAAAAGCATCTGAAATTAAAGTAGGAAATATATTACGCTACAACGGCGAATTAGTAACTGTTACTGAAGTGCTGCATCGTACTCCCGGAAAAGGCGGGGCATTCTATCTTGATAAGTTCCGCAACATCAAAACCGGGAAAATTGTTGAGGCGCGGCTGGCGACTGACGAACAGGTTGAGATTTGCCGGGTGGAAACAAATGATTATCAGTACCTATATGAGGAAGGTGATTACCTGGTAATTATGGACAACACAACGTATGATCAATTTAATATTCCAAAATCCCTTTTTGGGCCAGCAGCCAAATTTCTTAAAGAAGGAATGAATGTTATTGTGTCTTTTGAAAGTGAAGAACCAATTATGGCACAGGCACCAAACCACGTAGATTTGGAGATAACTTATGCCGAGCCTGCGGTTAAAGGAGACACATCATCAGGCGCGATGAAATATGCGACCACAGAAAATGGCATAGAAATAAAGGTACCCTTATTTATTAACCAGGGCGATAAAATAAAAGTAGACACCCGGACCGGCGAATATGTAGAGCGGGTAAAATAG